One genomic region from Bubalus bubalis isolate 160015118507 breed Murrah chromosome 24, NDDB_SH_1, whole genome shotgun sequence encodes:
- the LOC102416106 gene encoding cytochrome b-c1 complex subunit 7-like gives MAGRPTVSASSRWLEGIRKWYYSAAGFNKLGLMRDDTIYENDDVKEAIRLPENLYNDRVFRIKRALDLSMRQQILPKEQWTKYEEDKFYLEPYLKEVIRERKEREEWAKK, from the coding sequence ATGGCGGGCCGGCCAACTGTTTCAGCATCAAGCAGGTGGCTGGAAGGTATTCGAAAATGGTATTACAGTGCTGCCGGGTTCAATAAACTGGGCTTAATGCGAGATGACACAATATATGAGAATGACGATGTAAAAGAAGCCATAAGGCTTCCTGAGAACCTTTATAATGACAGAGTGTTTCGCATTAAGAGAGCACTGGACCTCAGCATGAGGCAGCAAATCCTGCCTAAAGAGCAGTGGACAAAATATGAGGAGGATAAATTCTACCTTGAACCGTATCTGAAAGAGGTTATtcgggaaagaaaagagagagaagaatgggCAAAGAAATAA